A portion of the Acanthopagrus latus isolate v.2019 chromosome 21, fAcaLat1.1, whole genome shotgun sequence genome contains these proteins:
- the bcl10 gene encoding B-cell lymphoma/leukemia 10 — translation MDVPHLTEEEMAEIKKDVLTRLRHYLCDKIRAERHLDYLRARRILTRDDAEEISCRTTQTKRTAMLLDMLAENPLGLDALCDSIKEMRSQNFIITKITDEVQKAKNEKIESLRAGASSSSSDSKVSTPSTISDLTTMFSNNSTVLFHPDGERSPSSSDVTGSLTLPSIQRGGGSPSGASASISVVSSTTSSSLLRPGDPGAPPLPDEVMVESPSNIDAGAQGCTSSGGDSNFQPLRSRSLDPTSHRGVF, via the exons ATGGATGTTCCTCATCTCACCGAGGAAGAAATGGCAGAGATTAAAAAAGAC GTGCTGACCAGACTGCGGCACTATCTCTGCGACAAGATAAGAGCCGAGCGCCACCTCGACTACCTGCGCGCCCGTCGGATCCTGACGCGGGACGACGCAGAGGAAATCAGCTGCAGGACCACGCAGACCAAGAGGACGGCCATGTTGTTGGACATGCTGGCCGAGAACCCCCTGGGCCTGGACGCGTTGTGTGACTCCATAAAGGAGATGCGCTCACAAAACTTCATCATCACCAAAATCACTGATGAGGTGCAAAAGGCCAAAAACGAGAAGATCGAGTCTCTCAGAG CCGGAGCCTCCAGTTCCTCATCTGACAGCAAAGTTAGCACTCCAAGCACAATCAGCGACCTCACCACCATGTTTTCAAACAACTCCACAGTGCTCTTCCACCCAGATGGAGAGCGGAGCCCTTCCTCTTCAGACGTGACGGGCTCGCTCACCCTGCCATCCATACAGAGAGGTGGAGGCTCGCCCTCTGGGGCCAGTGCTAGCATCAGCGTAGTTTCATCTACaacctcctccagcctcctgaGGCCCGGAGATCCGGGAGCTCCTCCGCTACCAGACGAGGTGATGGTCGAATCCCCGTCCAACATAGATGCCGGAGCGCAGGGGTGCACCAGCAGCGGAGGAGACTCAAACTTCCAGCCGCTCCGGTCGCGCTCGCTTGACCCGACGTCACATAGGGGCGTCTTTTAA
- the mcoln3a gene encoding mucolipin-3 encodes MEDCEQLLTPRSEEARLNGHCRCGAHTQGLQAKVVEDFRRRLKYFFMNPCEKYKARGRKPWKLMLQILKIAIITVQLVSFGLSNEMMVTFKDENLMTFRHLFLKGYKDHRVGSYALYTKDDVYDHIYYIINTYTNLQNLTVGNLAYEMVDGEYTALSMCQEFYRNSSIDPGNETFDIDPHIEKECISIYPMQSFGNSSALLTHISFILDFKRLLSVSVNLTLKTINLQTVRHHELPDCYDFHIVITFDNRAHSGKIKVDVENDVRIYECRDWNVEGTSDKDDYLLLFFDSVVILACFASLILCTRSVVNGVQLQLEFNTFFHAYYNKIVSWSDRMEFVNGWYILIIVSDTLTIAGSALKIGIQTKYLTNYDVCSILLGTATMLVWVGVIRYLGFFKKYNILILTLRAAFPNVIRFCCCAAMIYLGYCFCGWIVLGPHHDKFRTLDKVTECLFSLINGDDMYATFLKMRDRSYMVWLFSRLYLYSFISLFIYMVLSLFIALITDTYETIKHHQQEKVPVSQLQAFIAECRDQPESGRYQTDEDSASCCVSPCCCFG; translated from the exons atggAGGACTGTGAGCAGCTGTTGACCCCGAGGTCAGAGGAGGCGAGGCTGAATGGCCACTGCAGGTGTGGCGCTCACACTCAGGGCCTGCAGGCGAAGGTGGTGGAGGACTTCAGACGGAGGCTCAAGTACTTCTTCATGAACCCCTGTGAGAAGTACAAGGCCAGGGGTCGGAAGCCGTGGAAGCTGATGTTACAAATACTCAAAATTGCAATCATCACAGTCCAG tTAGTCTCTTTTGGCCTCAGCAATGAAATGATGGTCACCTTTAAAGACGAGAATCTGATGACATTCAGACACCTGTTCCTGAAAGGATACAAGGATCACCGGGTGGGAAGCTACGCGCTGTACACGAAAGATGACGTGTACGACCACATCTACTACATCATCAACACG TACACCAATCTCCAAAACCTGACAGTAGGTAACCTCGCGTACGAGATGGTCGATGGGGAGTACACCGCTCTGTCCATGTGTCAGGAGTtttacagaaacagcagcatcgACCCAGGAAATGAGACCTTTGACATCGATCCACATATTGAAAAAG AATGCATTTCCATATATCCCATGCAGTCGTTCGGCAACAGCAGCGCTCTGCTGACACACATCAGCTTCATCTTGGATTTCAAAAG GCTGCTATCAGTGAGCGTCAACCTGACCCTGAAAACCATCAATCTGCAGACTGTGCGCCACCACGAGCTGCCAGACTGCTACGACTTCCACATAGTG ATCACATTTGACAACCGTGCACACAGTGGAAAGATAAAGGTGGACGTCGAAAACGACGTGCGGATATACGAGTGCAGGGACTGGAACGTGGAGGGCACAT CTGATAAAGACGATTATCTCCTTCTGTTCTTTGATTCCGTGGTCATCCTCGCCTGCTTCgcctctctcatcctctgcaCCAGATCTGTCGTCAACGGCGTCCAGCTCCAGCTT GAGTTCAACACATTCTTCCACGCCTACTACAACAAGATTGTGTCTTGGTCGGACCGCATGGAGTTTGTGAACGGCTGGTACATCCTCATCATCGTGAGCGACACGTTGACCATCGCCGGGTCGGCACTCAAAATCGGAATTCAAACAAAG TACCTGACAAACTATGATGTCTGCAGTATCTTGCTTGGAACGGCCACAATGCTCGTCTGGGTCGGTGTGATCCGTTACCTTGGTTTCTTCAAGAAGTACAAT ATATTAATCTTAACCCTGAGGGCGGCGTTCCCGAATGTGATCCGATTCTGCTGCTGCGCCGCCATGATCTACCTCGGCTACTGTTTCTGCGGCTGGATCGTCCTTGGGCCTCATCATGACAAA TTCCGAACTCTCGACAAGGTGACGGAGTGCCTCTTCTCCCTCATCAACGGGGACGACATGTACGCCACCTTCCTGAAGATGAGAGACAGGAGCTACATGGTGTGGCTCTTCAGCAGGCTCTACCTCTACTCCTtcatctccctcttcatctACATGGTGCTCAGCCTCTTCATCGCTCTCATCACTGACACCTACGAGACCATCAAG caccaccagcaggagAAAGTGCCGGTGTCCCAGCTTCAGGCCTTCATAGCAGAGTGCAGGGACCAGCCCGAGTCTGGAAGATACCAGACTGACGAGGACTCAGCTTCCTGCTGCGTCTCTCCGTGCTGCTGCTTCGGATAA
- the ssx2ipa gene encoding synovial sarcoma, X breakpoint 2 interacting protein a isoform X1 codes for MGEWWTTVPVGTSMGNYEASRISHATMSPSRQNNYVSMNSLPLSKSSYSVISAFCTEDNISPCISYINQELDSLGLSSICIEASSPGGAGLSAVPALNAMYELLQIHRRNMCTLEELEKEQLKKTSSLEHMQMSNSRLKDQLELSIREKSGLHETERQLQLKIKTLQSCLKTEKDEVQKLQNIIASRASQYSHDAKRKEREAAKLKERLSQLLVDRKDKKLAIDVLNCLGRSDGRRSHWKTAKATASHEGEMYKSLLSDYEASQRSLMLENAELKKVLQQMKKEMIHILSPRQSSSRRATADDSQEQADSDGEEKAADSSRETLDQSCEHAREQLTNSIRQQWRKLRNHMEKLDSQASLVQNQLESNKEVIPRETHDEEMERMRREVQQCKEFIHAQQQLLQQQLNTSFDDETAALLNDCYTLEEKERLKEEWRLFEEQKRNFERERKNFTEAAIRLGREKKAFQEDRATWLKNQFLNMTPFTDRRRCSSSDGHSALSIRSEPEMRISSMNAQPTKSSTYATFSTPKPTQSATVPSTTELYRTLRLIPDSSSSRHSNRGCWQESSTTEDGDARFKSKSRVRCGDLSIFSLGEDENSLT; via the exons ATGGGAGAGTGGTGGACAACTGTGCCAGTAGGGACATCTATGG GAAACTATGAGGCATCCCGCATATCACATGCTACAATGTCTCCCTCAAGACAGAACAACTATGTGTCAATGAACAGCTTGCCCCTGTCCAAAAGCTCCTACAGTGTCATAAGTGCCTTTTGCACAGAGGATAATATTTCTCCATGCATTTCATACATCAATCAG gAGCTCGACTCACTCGGCCTCTCCTCCATATGTATTGAGGCCAGCTCACCCGGGGGAGCCGGCCTGAGCGCGGTGCCGGCACTGAATGCCATGTACGAGCTGCTCCAGATTCACCGGCGCAACATGTGCActttggaggagctggagaaggaacAGCTGAAGAAAACCAGCTCCTTGGAGCACATGCAGATGAGCAATTCTAGACTCAAG gATCAGTTGGAACTGTCCATAAGGGAAAAATCTGGTCTCcatgagacagagaggcagctaCAACTCAAAATCAAGACTTTGCAGAGCTgcttgaaaacagaaaaagatgag GTCCAGAAGCTCCAGAATATCATTGCCAGCCGTGCCTCTCAGTACAGTCATGATGccaaaaggaaagagagagaagctgcaaaGCTTAAGGAACGCCTCAGTCAGCTATTGGTCGACAGAAAGGATAAGAAACTAG CTATTGATGTACTGAATTGCTTGGGGCGGTCAGATGGTAGAAGGAGCCACTGGAAGACGGCAAAAGCAACAGCCAG CCATGAGGGTGAGATGTACAAGTCCTTGCTCAGTGACTACGAGGCGAGTCAGAGGTCCTTGATGCTGGAGAATGCTGAGCTTAAGAAAGTCCTCCAGCAGATGAAGAAGGAGATGATACACATCCTTAGTCCACGGCAGTCCTCGAGCAGAAGAGCCACAGCTGATGACAGTCAGGAGCAG GCTGATTCAGATGGGGAGGAGAAGGCTGCTGACTCTAGCAGGGAAACTCTGGACCAGTCATGTGAACATGCAAGGGAGCAGCTCACCAACAGCATCCGCCAGCAGTGGAGGAAACTGAGGAACCATATGGAGAAGCTAGACAGCCAAG CTTCGCTAGTTCAAAATCAGCTGGAGTCTAATAAGGAGGTGATACCAAGGGAGACCCACGATGAAGAGATGGAGCGGATGAGGCGTGAAGTGCAGCAGTGCAAAGAGTTCATTCACGCACAGCAACAGCTCCTCCAG CAACAACTCAACACATCGTTTGATGATGAGACGGCAGCTCTTCTTAACGACTGCTACAcactggaggagaaggagcgtCTCAAAGAGGAGTGGAGGCTCTTTGAGGAACAGAAGAGAAActttgagagggagagaaagaactTCACAGAGGCTGCTATTCGCCTGGGGCGAGAG aaAAAGGCCTTTCAAGAGGACCGCGCTACTTGGCTCAAGAATCAGTTTTTGAACATGACTCCCTTTACTGACCGTCGGAGATGCTCCTCGTCTGACGGTCACAGTGCCCTGTCAATTA GAAGTGAGCCAGAGATGAGGATATCTTCCATGAACGCTCAGCCGACCAAATCGTCAACTTACGCCACATTCTCCACTCCTAAACCTACACAAAGTGCTACTGTGCCATCCACAACCGAACTTTACCGGACACTCCGCCTGATACCAGACAGCAG ttcttCCAGACATTCAAATCGAGGATGCTGGCAAGAGTCGAGCACCACTGAAGATGGAGATGCTCGGTTCAAGTCAAAAAGTAGAGTTCGATGTGGAGACTTGAGCATCTTCTCCTTGGGTGAAGATGAGAACAGCCTCACTTGA
- the ssx2ipa gene encoding synovial sarcoma, X breakpoint 2 interacting protein a isoform X2, with the protein MGEWWTTVPVGTSMGNYEASRISHATMSPSRQNNYVSMNSLPLSKSSYSVISAFCTEDNISPCISYINQELDSLGLSSICIEASSPGGAGLSAVPALNAMYELLQIHRRNMCTLEELEKEQLKKTSSLEHMQMSNSRLKDQLELSIREKSGLHETERQLQLKIKTLQSCLKTEKDEVQKLQNIIASRASQYSHDAKRKEREAAKLKERLSQLLVDRKDKKLAIDVLNCLGRSDGRRSHWKTAKATASHEGEMYKSLLSDYEASQRSLMLENAELKKVLQQMKKEMIHILSPRQSSSRRATADDSQEQADSDGEEKAADSSRETLDQSCEHAREQLTNSIRQQWRKLRNHMEKLDSQASLVQNQLESNKEVIPRETHDEEMERMRREVQQCKEFIHAQQQLLQQQLNTSFDDETAALLNDCYTLEEKERLKEEWRLFEEQKRNFERERKNFTEAAIRLGREKKAFQEDRATWLKNQFLNMTPFTDRRRCSSSDGHSALSISK; encoded by the exons ATGGGAGAGTGGTGGACAACTGTGCCAGTAGGGACATCTATGG GAAACTATGAGGCATCCCGCATATCACATGCTACAATGTCTCCCTCAAGACAGAACAACTATGTGTCAATGAACAGCTTGCCCCTGTCCAAAAGCTCCTACAGTGTCATAAGTGCCTTTTGCACAGAGGATAATATTTCTCCATGCATTTCATACATCAATCAG gAGCTCGACTCACTCGGCCTCTCCTCCATATGTATTGAGGCCAGCTCACCCGGGGGAGCCGGCCTGAGCGCGGTGCCGGCACTGAATGCCATGTACGAGCTGCTCCAGATTCACCGGCGCAACATGTGCActttggaggagctggagaaggaacAGCTGAAGAAAACCAGCTCCTTGGAGCACATGCAGATGAGCAATTCTAGACTCAAG gATCAGTTGGAACTGTCCATAAGGGAAAAATCTGGTCTCcatgagacagagaggcagctaCAACTCAAAATCAAGACTTTGCAGAGCTgcttgaaaacagaaaaagatgag GTCCAGAAGCTCCAGAATATCATTGCCAGCCGTGCCTCTCAGTACAGTCATGATGccaaaaggaaagagagagaagctgcaaaGCTTAAGGAACGCCTCAGTCAGCTATTGGTCGACAGAAAGGATAAGAAACTAG CTATTGATGTACTGAATTGCTTGGGGCGGTCAGATGGTAGAAGGAGCCACTGGAAGACGGCAAAAGCAACAGCCAG CCATGAGGGTGAGATGTACAAGTCCTTGCTCAGTGACTACGAGGCGAGTCAGAGGTCCTTGATGCTGGAGAATGCTGAGCTTAAGAAAGTCCTCCAGCAGATGAAGAAGGAGATGATACACATCCTTAGTCCACGGCAGTCCTCGAGCAGAAGAGCCACAGCTGATGACAGTCAGGAGCAG GCTGATTCAGATGGGGAGGAGAAGGCTGCTGACTCTAGCAGGGAAACTCTGGACCAGTCATGTGAACATGCAAGGGAGCAGCTCACCAACAGCATCCGCCAGCAGTGGAGGAAACTGAGGAACCATATGGAGAAGCTAGACAGCCAAG CTTCGCTAGTTCAAAATCAGCTGGAGTCTAATAAGGAGGTGATACCAAGGGAGACCCACGATGAAGAGATGGAGCGGATGAGGCGTGAAGTGCAGCAGTGCAAAGAGTTCATTCACGCACAGCAACAGCTCCTCCAG CAACAACTCAACACATCGTTTGATGATGAGACGGCAGCTCTTCTTAACGACTGCTACAcactggaggagaaggagcgtCTCAAAGAGGAGTGGAGGCTCTTTGAGGAACAGAAGAGAAActttgagagggagagaaagaactTCACAGAGGCTGCTATTCGCCTGGGGCGAGAG aaAAAGGCCTTTCAAGAGGACCGCGCTACTTGGCTCAAGAATCAGTTTTTGAACATGACTCCCTTTACTGACCGTCGGAGATGCTCCTCGTCTGACGGTCACAGTGCCCTGTCAATTAGTAAGT GA
- the LOC119010531 gene encoding guanine nucleotide-binding protein G(I)/G(S)/G(O) subunit gamma-5-like gives MSGSSNLVAMKKVVQQLRFEASIPRVKVSQAAADLQQFCMQNALQDPLLTGVSSSTNPFRPQKVCSFL, from the exons ATGTCGGGTTCTTCTAATCTCGTAGCCATGAAAAAGGTGGTCCAGCAGCTCCGTTTCGAGGCGAGCATACCCAGAGTGAAG GTCTCCCAGGCGGCAGCGGACCTTCAACAGTTTTGCATGCAGAACGCCTTGCAGGACCCTCTGCTCACTGGTGTGTCCTCCAGCACCAACCCCTTCAGGCCACAGAAAGTCTGCTCCTTCTTGTGA
- the gpt2l gene encoding alanine aminotransferase 2-like isoform X2, giving the protein MNHGRSLLWKRRALSSVSVTRRGLPKEKMTENGVSSRAKVLTIDTMNPTVKKVEYAVRGPIVQRAVELERELSEGMKKPFAEVIKANIGDAHAMGQQPITFFRQVLALCSYPELLNDSTFPEDAKSRARCILQSCGGNSMGSYSASQGIDSVRQDVARYIERRDGGVPCDPDNIYLTTGASDGIVTMLKLLVCGEGATRTGIMISIPQYPLYSAALAELGAVQINYYLNEQKCWSLDISELQRSLDEARQHCNPRALCIINPGNPTGQVQSRQCIEDVIRFAAKERLFLMADEVYQDNVYAEGCQFHSFKKVLFEMGPEYSNTVELVSFHSTSKCYMGECGFRGGYMEIINLDSEVKAQLTKLVSVRLCPPVPGQALMDLVVNPPQPGEPSHEKFIKERTATLSALAEKAKLTEQVLNTVQGISCNPVQGAMYSFPCITIPEKAIKEATENGQKPDMFYCMKLLEETGICLVPGSGFGQRDGTYHFRMTILPPKDKLKILLTKVKEFHQKFTQQYS; this is encoded by the exons ATGAATCATGGGAGATCGTTACTGTGGAAACGACG AGCTTTATCGAGTGTGAGCGTGACACGGCGCGGGCTCCCCAAAGAGAAGATGACCGAGAATGGTGTGTCGTCCCGGGCCAAGGTGTTGACCATCGACACCATGAACCCCACGGTGAAGAAGGTGGAGTACGCGGTGCGGGGGCCCATCGTGCAGCGGGctgtggagctggagagggagcTCTCTGAG GGAATGAAGAAACCCTTCGCCGAGGTCATCAAGGCCAACATTGGGGATGCGCACGCTATGGGCCAGCAGCCAATCACTTTCTTCCGACAG GTCCTGGCGCTCTGCTCCTACCCTGAACTGCTGAATGACAGCACATTCCCAGAGGATGCTAAAAGTAGAGCGCGCTGCATTCTGCAGTCCTGCGGAGGGAACAGCATGG GTTCCTACAGCGCCAGCCAGGGCATAGACTCTGTGCGCCAGGATGTGGCCCGGTACATTGAGCGAAGGGATGGCGGAGTGCCCTGCGACCCAGACAACATTTACCTCACCACGGGGGCCAGCGATGGCATTGTG ACCATGCTGAAGCTGCTGGTGTGTGGCGAAGGTGCAACCCGCACCGGCATCATGATCTCCATACCTCAGTATCCCCTGTACTCGGCTGCACTGGCAGAACTGGGCGCCGTGCAGATCAACTATTACCTTAATGAACAAAAGTGCTGGAGCCTGGACATCAGCGAGCTGCAGCGCTCTCTGGACGAGGCCCGGCAACACTGCAACCCCCGAGCCCTGTGCATCATCAACCCTGGGAACCCTACCG GTCAGGTTCAGAGCAGACAGTGCATCGAGGATGTAATCCGATTTGCGGCAAAGGAACGTCTCTTCCTCATGGCCGACGAG GTGTACCAGGATAACGTGTATGCTGAGGGTTGCCAGTTCCACTCTTTTAAGAAGGTGCTGTTTGAAATGGGGCCCGAGTACTCAAACACAGTGGAGCTGGTATCTTTCCACTCCACCTCCAAATGTTACATGGGAGA GTGTGGCTTCCGTGGAGGCTACATGGAGATCATCAACTTGGACAGTGAGGTGAAGGCCCAGCTGACCAAGCTggtgtctgtccgtctgtgtccTCCCGTTCCTGGTCAGGCTCTAATGGACCTGGTGGTCAACCCGCCGCAGCCTGGCGAACCCTCACATGAAAAGTTCATCAAG GAGCGCACAGCAACCTTAAGTGCCTTAGCAGAGAAGGCCAAGCTTACCGAGCAGGTTCTCAATACTGTGCAGGGCATCAGCTGCAATCCTGTGCAGGGTGCTATGTACTCCTTCCCTTGCATAACCATCCCTGAAAAGGCTATAAAAGAGGCCACG GAAAACGGCCAAAAGCCGGATATGTTTTACTGCATGAAGTTATTGGAGGAGACTGGGATCTGCCTCGTGCCTGGGAGCGGCTTCGGACAGAGGGATGGAACCTACCACTTCAG AATGACCATCTTGCCACCAAAAGACAAGCTGAAGATCCTGCTGACCAAAGTCAAGGAGTTCCACCAGAAGTTCACTCAGCAGTATTCTTAA
- the fuz gene encoding protein fuzzy homolog has product MMLQGGSTQLLCLTASSGVPLFTRGASKQLPFSVIGSLNGVHMFGGGQGVSLSSCETEGGGKVVWRVFQDSVMLIAVTGGGQGDAGSSKEEEVRLQRLLENVWNCMVLVLGQDELANVRNVERLKRDLRSCFSLIDQLLEERQEGILGNLTHCADSLLPPNPSLLQQAMDGFAQSADSEFGCLMVNGRIAAATEKWWRLAPQEGSPTVAHRLLRFQLLPGADVCVLCGPTPSLHSAESGLVVRFWTPLVETLRDCLAVGERCLPGSVSLRPDVQALLLINRETRRSVSCVRRPTHHPPGDPPLPSKARCWELMKLFYIFSTTRYFTQEESVCLTPEERAEGGNIEDFALGFSHQPLQCYLVTDECKSFGLQTAQHQLFLLTPLSVPTFALRTVATQTLSDVVTATGF; this is encoded by the exons ATGATGCTCCAGGGTGGATCGACGCAGCTCCTCTGCCTCACAGCCAGCAGTGGGGTCCCTCTTTTCACAAGAGGCGCCTCCAAACAGCTGCCCTTCTCTGTCATCGGCTCCCTCAATGGTGTTCACATGTTCGGGGGAGGTCAGGGAGTCTCGCTGTCCTCCTGTGAGACTGAAGGCGGGGGTAAGGTGGTGTGGAGAGTCTTCCAGGACAGCGTGATGCTCATCGCCGTGACTGGAGGCGGACAAGGAGACGCAGGTAGcagcaaagaggaggaggtgcgtTTACAGCGCCTCCTGGAGAATGTGTGGAACTGCATGGTGCTGGTGTTGGGGCAGGATGAACTGGCCAATGTCAGGAATGTGGAGAGGCTGAAGAGGGATTTGCGGTCCTGCTTCAGCCTCATTGATcaactgctggaggagaggcaAGAGGGCATCCTGGGTAACCTGACACACTGCGCTGATTCACTGCTGCCCCCTAACCCATCTCTCCTTCAGCAGGCCATGGATGGCTTTGCTCAGTCAGCAGACAGTGAATTCGGCTGCCTCATGGTTAATGGGAGGATAGCTGCTGCGACTGAGAAATGGTGGCGTCTTGCACCGCAGGAG GGCAGCCCCACCGTGGCCCACCGCCTCCTCCGCTTCCAGCTGCTCCCAGGGGCGGATGTGTGCGTGCTGTGCGGCCCGACACCTTCCCTGCACAGTGCCGAGAGTGGGCTGGTGGTTCGGTTCTGGACGCCCCTGGTGGAGACCCTGCGAGACTGCCTGGCTGTTGGAGAGCGCTGCCTACCAGGATCTGTATCCCTGCGCCCTGATGTGCAGGCACTTCTTCTCATCAACCGTGAAACGCGCCGCTCTGTCTCCTGTGTGCGGCGTCCCACTCACCACCCGCCTGGTGACCCTCCATTACCCTCCAAGGCACGCTGCTGGGAGCTGATGAAGCTCTTCTACATCTTCAGCACGACACGCTACTTCACCcaggaggagagtgtgtgtctcACCCCAGAGGAGAGGGCTGAGGGAGGCAATATCGAAGACTTCGCCCTTGGATTCTCCCACCAGCCGCTGCAGTGCTATCTAGTTACAGATGAATGCAAAAGCTTCGGACTTCAGACAGCACAACACCAGCTCTTCCTGCTTACCCCACTGTCAGTGCCCACCTTTGCCCTACGTACGGTGGCCACACAGACTCTATCTGATGTAGTTACAGCCACTGGGTTTTAA